The genome window GGCCGATAATCGTAGCCATCTGATTTTCTGGCTTCAGCTTATCCAGGAAATCTCGTGCCACTTCTGCGGTCTCCTTAACGCTTTTACTCAAAATTTCCACCAACCGATTTTAACATAAAAATAGCCCCCGACATGATTGTCGGGGGCTCGTTTCAGAATCACGGAAAACTCTCAGTCGTCGAACTCCGTGAAGCGTCCATACTCATCAAACTTAAGTTTGACGGTGTCGTGCTTCTCCACTTCCTCATCGTGCTTCTCCAGGTGCTTGAAGATGATCCAGCGTACCTCAAGTTTCACCTTCTTGAGAGCGCCCGTGTCGCCATGGTAATCACGGGACACAATCTGAAGTCTGACTCGGTTAACCTCACTCAGTCCTCGAGAGAAAACAAACTTACTGCGAGCCAGTTCCTCAAGCTGGTTTTCGTCCCAATTCACGATCGATATATCCGGTCGCAATTTTGGTTGGCGAATCACCACAACCGAGGAACTGCCACCGTAATAAACTGGAGGTTGGTAGGTGTAGGTTGGCTGCCGATAGTAGCCACCCCAGTAACCGCCGCCCCCAACGTAGTAGGGTGAACGACAGCCCGAAGAAAGGAACGATGGTCGAACACCCCCCCAATAATTACCCCCATAGCGATATCCTGAACCACAATTCGAGCGGTGGCCGGCCAGGGCCGGCGCGGTTGCGAGGGAAAGCACAAATAAACAACAAACTGTAAAAGATCTTTTCATGGCTTGTTTTCCTTTCTGGGTCTTAGCCCAAAAGCCATTGTTCTACTTGACTATTCCAAGTATAGCATATACGGATTTAAATGTCAACTATCCGAGTTTTGCCTTGTTTATACAACCTAAAAAAGCTAGGATGGAGAAATAAATGATCACCTTCAGAGACACTGGGGAAACAAAGAAACTGGAAGAACTTCACAGTCACGAAGCAGAGGCGCTCGCAGAAATGCTATCAGGAAAATATCAGCTACCGTACATTGACCTATCTAAATTCCCCATCAATACTGATGCCCTGCGTCTAATACCCGAAAGTGAAGCCCGGAAAAGTGCTCTGGCGGCTTTTAAAATTAACGGTAAGAATATTTTCCTCGTTACAATCTCTCCCGAAAGGATAGAAACAAAAAATACCCTCAGTGAATTACGTGATAAAGGCTACCATCTCAATCTCTATCTAGCCTCCCAAGCGAGTCTGGATCGCGCTTGGTCCCGCTACAGCGAGATATCTCGCTCAACGCGGACAGAGGCTGGCGTAATCGACATTTCAAATGAGGCTATCGCCAACTTCACCAAACAAATCAGCGACATCGATAGTTTGAATCGTTTATTCTCATCTGAGGGCTTATCTGCTCTCGCCGCTGGTGGTATCTCTAACTTGTTAGAAGTAATTCTTGCCGGTGGCATTGTAACTCTCGCCTCCGATATCCATCTTGAACCGGAGGCCGATCGTGTGCGCTTACGTTTCCGTTTAGACGGCGTGCTCCACGATATTAGCTTCCTCCCTCAAAAACTTTACGCCCAAATTGTCTCGCGTGTGAAGCTCCTTTCGGGACTGAAACTAAATGTCCAGAAATCCGCCCAAGACGGTCGTCTGAGTATCCGGCTCGATGGTACTGATATTGAAATCCGTACTTCAATTTTGCCTGGCGCCTACGGTGAATCAATCGTACTACGTTTACTTAATCCAGAAACGATTAATGTCACTTTTGAAACTTTGGGCATTGAGCCAGCCCTGTTTAAAATCGTCGAGAGAGAAATCACTAAACCAAACGGTATGATCCTCCTAACCGGGCCGACTGGTTCTGGTAAAACAACTACCCTTTACTCCTTCCTTCGAAAAATTTCTACCGGTGAAAACAAAACCATTACCATTGAAGATCCGATTGAATATCACCTACCTGGAATCAGCCAAACCCAAGTTAATCCAGATAAAAATTATACTTTCCTAACCGGGCTCCGTAGCGCCCTTCGTCAAGACCCAGACATCATAATGGTTGGAGAAATCAGAGACAAAGAAACGGCAAAAATTGCCATTAACGCTTCCCTAACTGGACACCTCGTCTTCTCCACCCTCCACACCAACAATGCGGCTGGCACAATTCCAAGATTGATTGACCTAGATGTGAACCCTAAAATTATTGACTCCGCGCTTAATATCTCAATGGCACAACGCCTGGTTCGAAACCTCTGTCCAGCGTGCAAAGAAGAAAGCACTCCCACTCCCACCGAAACGAAGCTACTGCTCGCCGTCCTCGAATCGATTAAGGAAAAACGGCCAGAAATTCCCCTCCCCACAGCAAACCGGTTGTGGCGAGCAAAGGAAGGTGGCTGTGCCGCGTGCAATCATATTGGTTACAAGGGGCGACAAGGGGTCTTCGAAGCAATTCTAATTGACGAACGAGTGGCTCCCCTCCTAGTAAGTAATCCGAATGAACGCGAGATAAAAATCGCTGCTCGACCGCAGGGAATTCTAGATATGCGTCAGGACGGTGTCTTAAAGGTCCTTGCGGGAGCGACCTCATTAGAGGAGCTGGCGCGAGTGGTAGATGTAAATGAAGAAGTTATCTAGTTCACCGACAATCAAGAACATAAACCTCTAAGCAAACCTTCGACGTAAACGCCGAAGTGAGGTAAAACCGAAAGGATAGAGAAAGCAAAACAACCGAAGTTATGAAACTGTCTCGTCCTCCTGGAAAAACCCGTTTAAACCCGGAAGAGCTTAGTTGCTTAGAGGTTTATGGTCTGGATTAGTGTCAAACTAACGAACCACGGCCATGCTAGCATAAAACAATTTAAATGTCAATAGGCAAAGAAAACGGTGGACAAGATTGGTTTCTTGATAGCGCTCTCCGACCAAGCACTTGGAGCGACTATATTGGACAGAAACACATCAAAGATAACCTGCAAATCCTCCTTGCGGCGGCCAAAGAACGCTCCCAACCACCAGAACATCTACTCTTCTACGGTCCACCTGGGCTAGGTAAAACCACTCTTGCTCATTTAATCGCTAAAGAAATTGGCGCCCAACTTAAAATCACCTCCGGTCCAGCGATTGAGCGCGTGGGTGATCTTGCTTCCATCCTCACCAATCTTGCCGCGGGCGACATGCTCTTCATCGACGAAGTACACCGTCTCAACAAGATGATTGAAGAAATTCTTTACCCGGCAATGGAATCTGGAAAACTAAATATCGTCATCGGTAAGGGGCCGGGAGCGAGAGTCATTCAATTAGACTTACCGCCGTTTACCCTTGTCGCTGCTACGACTCGCCCAGCACTGCTCTCGGCACCACTTCGTTCACGTTTCGGTGGGGGCACGTTTCGCCTAGATTTTTATTCCGAAAACGAAATCCGGGATATCATCAAACGATCGGCCGAGATTCTGGGTATGAAACTAGACGACGAGGCAGCGCTGGAGATTGCTAGACGTTCGCGTTTTACCCCACGAATTGCCAATCAATTCTTAAAACGTTGCCGCGATCTAGCTCAATTGCGCGGACAATCAATCAGCAAACAGGTCGCCCGTGAAGCCCTAACACTGATGGGAATTGATGAACTAGGATTATCGGAAAACGATCGGAAGATTCTGGCCACAATTATCGAAAAATTTAACGGTGGGCCAGTTGGTGTTTCAACTATCGCTACCGCAACGCACGAAGAAGACGCGACTATCGAAGAGGTTCACGAACCCTATCTGATTCAACTTGGAATGCTGGAACGAACTCCTCGCGGCCGTCAAGCAACTCGCCACGCCTACGATCATCTGGGCTTTGACTGGCCAGAAAACAGGCAAGGGAAGCTCTTGTAAAAAGTTAAAACAAAACCCCCCACTGCGGTTATTACCACAGTGGGGGGTTGCTTTACTAAACACCGAAAGGAGTCAACGACGGCGCCTGGCAAAAAACAGGACAGCCGGACCAAGCAACGCCATCGTCGCCGGTTCTGGGGTGAGACCGAAATACCCACGTCCGCGGGCTTCCCCCAGTTCTCCGTCGCCAAAATTGCCACGGAAAATGAAGTAGGCATTCCAACGAACACCATCGATATATTCGTCATACCATTCCGCATAGTTCATATATGCGAAATCCAGACGAGAAGGATCGACAGTAACAGAAGCCCACCCCCGGTCATACCCACTCTCCGAAGACAGCTGAGTAATTTGGCTCAAGGAAACGCCACCGACAGAAAGACCGGACGAACTCCAGATAGGACTCAGAACAAGGCTACTGTTCTTGATTCCTCCAAAAGAAGCCGTCCAGCCCCACTCGTTTTCATCACCCTCGCTTGGGTGATAAAACGTAGCGGAAACGTAATCCACCAGGTGGATTGATGATGCCACTTGGGCAGATAGCCAAACGCCATCACCGTCCTGACCTCCTCCTTCCTGACCGCTGAGTGAAACCTGGAAACCACCGAGGGTCAGCGACTGATGGACGCTGGCGGCTTGCGCCGGAGTTGTAACGAGACCAATCAAAACAAGTAGAACAATCATCACCAAAAACTTCTTCATTTTCTTCCCTGCTTTCTTTTTTACGATCCCCTGCCCCCATAAACAAATCAAACGCTCATCCCCCAATGTCCTTCCGCGTATCTATAACTCCTTTCTTGTTAAAGACCAAAAACCACCCAACACTGGGTTTAGACGGAGAGTCTAGCATACTTTATAAAATTGTCAAATTTGTTTAATTAACCTCTGATTTGTACACTGAAACAGAAGCATGGCTGGCCACAATAAATGGACCCAAATTAAACGGCAAAAGGGTGCTGAAGACGCTAAAAGGAGCAAACTCTTTGGTGTGTTAAGTAAAAACATTTCCCTAGAATCAAGGAAGGCGGGGGGAGATAAAGACGCGCCAGGATTACGAGCCGCCATTCTGAAGGCTCGTGCCGCCAATATGCCAAACAACAATATCGAACGAGCAATCAGGGGGGCGACGGAAGACAAAGACAGCCAGTTAACTAAGGTAATCTACGAAGCCTATGGCCCAGGCGGAGTGGCTTTAATTATTGAGGGCACGACCGACAATAATAACCGCACCGCACAAGAAATCAAACATCTACTCTCTCTTCACGGAGGTAAGATTGCCATACCGGGATCTGTACTTTGGGCTTTCCAAAAAATTGACGACGAATGGCGAGTGGTAAATCCTAAAAAAGTGGAAAGAAGTGACCAAGAACAACTGACCGGACTAATCCTTGCACTAGAAAGTGGTCAAGGAATTAAGAAGGTAACAACTAACCTATCTCCTTTATGAAAATCCTAGGAATTGACCCTGGTTACGATCGGCTCGGCATTGCCATTTTAGAAAGAAAAAAATCCGCCAGCGAACTAAGTTTCTCCGACTGCCTCACCACCGACAAAAAACTTATTTTTGCAGAAAGGTTATTGGAATTAGGAAATGCCCTGGAAAAAATTATCATTGAATTCCGGCCGGAGCTACTAGCACTAGAAACTCTCTTCTTCGCCAAGAATAAAAAAACGGCGATGCTTGTGGCCGAAACAAGGGGCTTGATTCTCTATTTAGCCGCGAAACATCATTTACGGGTTTACGAAATATCGCCAGCCAGTGTGAAACTTACCACCACTGGTTATGGCCGGGCCGACAAAGCGCAAATAATCGCCATGTTACCGAAGCTTCTAAAGATCGACAAAACGATAAAACACGATGATGAATTCGACGCCATTGCTATTGCCCTTACAGCTTTATCCACAGTTTCACTTAATTAGTCTTGCCAAACATTTCCCTTGGTGCTAAAAATGAGGCGTTATAAAGTAAGATAAAATATTTATGGAAGAATTTGACAATATGGAAATGGGGGGAGAGGAAGAAGAATTGGAGGAAACTGGGGATGGAAATCTGGGAGGAGAAGACTTGGGTGATGATGGCGACGATCTAACGGCTGACGACATGTAAGAAGCGCCGTTTTCCTACCTTTAGTTTAATCTCGGCAGTAAAAATCTGATCGACAACGGTCAGATTTTTATTTGGCCACTCTGTCACCGCCCCCTCCTCCACCAGACGACGAAAATCAGATTTAGACTTCACCGCGCCAGCACGCGATAAAATTTCTGACAGTTTCTCGCCATAACTTGCATTGATCTCTTCCCACTCTTCCGGTTCCTCCCCCCTTTGAAAAGTATTGATAAAATTTTCCTGGGCCCGATCCGCTTCTGACTCATCGTAAATCAGAGACACCACCTCCCGCGCTAACTCCATCTTAGCTTCCTTGGGATGTCCAGATAAAATATGTTTTATTTGCGAATCCGTAAGACGAGTTAGAAGTTCCAAGCCCGGGGCAACTAAATCATCGGACCAACTCATTATCTTTCCATAAGCATCACTGGGCGTGTCGGTGAAAGAAACCATATTCCCCTCTGTCTTTCCCATTTTTAAACCCGCAGAATCGGTCAATAGTTTGGTGGCCACCACAAACTTCTCCTTGCCCCGCATCTTCTTCAGAAGATCGCGACCAACCAGCATGTTGAAAATCTGGTCATTACCACCGATTTCCATATCAACTTCCAACGCCACCGAATCATAACCCTGCATTAGCGGGTAGAGAAATTCGTGCAAAAAAAGATCCTTATTCTCCGCAATCCGTTTCTGAAACATATCCCGCTTAATGGTCTGAGCAAGGGTTACTTGCGAGGCTAGCTCTAGAACCTCCGCAAACGAGAGCTTAGCAAGCCATTCACTATTGTGACGAAATTCTATTTTATCTAAATCTAGAATCTTACCGATCTGTTCGCGGTACAACTTCAAATTATTCTCTATCTCCTCGGGTGATAAAGTTTTCCGTACCGCCTTCTTGTCTGTGGGGTCGCCGATACGCGCCGTGAAATCACCAAACAGAACTACGATCTGATGGCCCTCTCCCTGCCAATCGCGCAGTTTAAGTAAAACAGAAACATGACCAAGGTGAAGTGTCGGCCCCGTTGGGTCAACGCCCCAATAAATCCGCAATTTTCGGCCACCACTCAACTCCTTCTTCAGTGCTTCAGAAGAAGGGAACGTGTGAGAAACGCCACGAGTAAGTAGCTCCGAATTCATTTTGCCTATTTTATCACAAGATTTTCCTCATCAGAAATAAGTTTACTTTAGAGCATTGTTTGCATAATTGATAAATCTCGCCTATTTACTATAATAGCGGCAGTCCTTTGAAAGGAGGTACTGTTAGATGAGACGAGCCATTTGTGGCTTAAACACGGCCTTAAATGGCTCGTCTCATTCCGAGACCAGTCGCTTGTCGCTGGAGCGAATCCGGCCCCCAAACAAGGAGTGACAACAATTACGACGAAACCGATCACATCCGCTTCTCGGCGAAGGATACGGACTATATCTTTGGCTCAGTCAATCCTTGGCGCAGATTTCATCACGCCAGAGGAAATCACAAAGGCTCGCTCGAGCATCTTTTATACCGACGAAAGGGTCGCGGCACTCGTCGAAAGTCTACCATCGAAAGAGGTACTCATGTGGTGCAAGGAGAAAGGTTACGCCGTCATCCCCACACCACCTCAGGATTGCTCGACCCTCGACATTCGGGAGATCCAGTTTGCTCACTTCCACTCGAAGACGGGCGGGTGGTATTCCGACCAGAAATTCGCTCGCGAAGACAAGACAGGGTTCGGATGGCTCGCCATCAAGAAAACTCCAGTCGCAAACTCGACCAGCAAAAACTGGACCGAGCAGAACAAGCTTCTGTTGGCACTTGAGAAGGTGCCGAATGCCGCTGAGATGAGCTGGTTCATCACGACCTATTTAGAGGTTCGTGGCGTCCGACTCCTCGAAAACATCTATGTTTGGACGTCCAGTCTCGGCTCGAACGGTCGTCGCGTCTACGTCGGCCACTTCAATGTCGATGGCCTCCTCGTCAGCCACTATTGGGGCGCCTATCGCTTCGACGGCATCGGCCTGTCCTCTGCCCGGAAGTTCAAGTGATCCTTGCAACCTTGAGGGTTCGTACCTCTTGAATACTTGAGCCCCCGCGAAAATTTTTTCGCGGGGGCTTTTTTTATCAAAAATTCCCCAGAATCTATGTTATAATCAACAAATCAAATCGTTAATTTTTAAGTTAATTCTCCTCTTTCTGATTTTCTGCTTCCTCGGCGGTGGCGTTCTTCTACTTTGGACCACCAATCTAGAAATCCCTTCTTTCGAAGCTTTTTCCGAACGAATCGTGGCCAAATCTACGAAAATCTACGACCGAACAGGTGAAGTTTTGCTCTACGACATCCACGACACCGTGAAACGACGCGTTGTTCCTCTGGAACAGATCTCGAAGAATGTGAAGAACGCCACAATCGCCATCGAGGACGACCAGTTCTATCAACATGGGGGCATTCAGGTCAGTGCCATCTTCCGCGCCCTGCTCGCCAATTTGGGCGCTGGGACAAAACAGCAAGGCGGATCAACGATTACCCAGCAATTGGTGAAAAACTCGCTCCTAACGCAAGATAAGAGCTGGTCACGAAAAATTAAAGAGCTAGTCTTGTCTATCCGGCTGGAAAAAAAGATGAGCAAGGATGAAATTCTTGGCCATTACCTCAACGAAATTCCCTACGGCGGCAATATCTACGGCGTGGAAGAAGCCGCCCAAACTTACTTCGGTAAAAGTGCACTGGATGTGAACTTGGCCGAGGCAGCTTACCTTGCCGCTATTCCTAAAGCGCCAACTTTCTATTCACCGTATGGTCAGAATAGAGACAAGCTCGATGAGAGGAAAGATGTTGTCCTGGCGCGGCTAGCCGAACTTGGATTTATCACCGAAGCAGAACATCGCCAAGCTCTGGCCGAGAAGGTTACCTTCTCGTCATCAACGGAACGTGGGATAAAGGCACCTCATTTCGTGATCTGGGTGCGCGATTATCTGGAGAACAAATACGGCATTGAGGCCCTAAATTCTCGTGGCCTGAAAGTAACCACCACGCTCGACTGGCCACTACAAGCGGCTGCCGAAAAAATCGTAGCAGAAACCGCCGAAGAAAATGCAAAAAAGTTTAACGCCAAGAACGCTGGCCTAGTGGCCATTGATCCAAAGACTGGACAAGTGCTAGTGATGGTCGGTTCTAAAGACTATTTCAATACGGAAGACGAAGGTAACTTCAATATTATTCTCGCTCACCGTCAGCCTGGTTCTGCCTTTAAACCTTTTGCCTACGCTGAAGCATTCAAGAAAAACTTCACCCCCGAAACGATGCTCTTCGATTTAGAAACCCAATTTGATACGGCCTGTCAAAACGGTGGTAATTGTTATAAACCAGTAAACTACGATAACAAGTTCCGCGGGCCGATGAGCATGCGCGAAGCTCTAGCCCAATCAATCAACATCCCCTCAATAAAAACCTTGTACCTTGCCGGCATTAACGACACCCTAGCTCTTGCGAAGAATATGGGAATCACCAGTCTCGGCAATGCCAACCAATACGGACTAACACTTGTGCTTGGTGGTGGCGAAGTCTCCCCGCTTGAATTAACCAGCGCCTACGGCGTTTTCGCAAACGATGGAAATCGTTTACCCTACACCTCCATTCTAAAAGTGGAGGACGACACGGGAAGAATTCTGGAAGAATTCACTCCTCATCCCCGAGAGGTACTTGAACCAAATATTGCTCGCCTGATCTCAGATGTTCTCTCTGATAATAAGGCAAAGATTCCATCCTACGGCGCTAACTCTCCACTCTTTTTTCCGAACCGCGAAGTAGCGTCAAAAACTGGTACAACGAATGACTATAAAGACGCGTGGATTGTGGGCTACACCCCCAGTCTAGTTGTGGGAGCTTGGGCCGGCAACAACGACAATACCCCAATGGAGAAGAAGGTTGCCGGACTAATTATCGTGCCAATGTGGCGCAACTTCATGGATGTAGCTCTGGAAAAATCCACTGTAGAAAATTTTCCTGACCCAGAACCAGCAAGCACTGAATCTCTACCGTTAATGCGGGGTTTCTGGCAGGGTAGCCACGGCTATTTCACCGATAAAATTTCGGGCAAAATTGCCACCGAATATACGCCAGTTGAACTGCGCGAAGAACATGTCCTGACACAAGTTCACTCCATTCTTTATTGGCTAGACAGAGAAGATGATCCTCAATTTCCCCTTTGGGAAGAACCAGTTCGTCGTTGGGTCTCGGAGAAAGGAATCGTCGAACAAACAGATTCAGCCATCCCCACGGCGATAGATGATATTCACCGACCAGAATTTGAACCTAAAATTAAAATTCTTAATCCATCACCATCAGAAATCTATGCCCCCGAACAGCAAGTTACCATACGCGGTTCTTATGTTGGGCACTTCCCCATCGGAAAATTGGAATTTTTCTTGAACGATCAATATCTTGGTCAAAGTGAACGGGCCCCATTTGATTTTACATTTATCCCCAAATATACCTCTCCTCTCAAGCCAGTCAACGAGCTAAGGATCGTGGCTCACGACAGTGTCGGCAACCGTAGTGAAATCAAAGCACCACTCTCTCTTTCAGTTCTCCCAACAACTTAGCAATTTCGGCGGCTATTTGTTCCCGTTTAAGAAAAACTAGATTTTTTACTACCGGAGAAACCATTAGGTAAAGTGAGCGCTTTTCAACTTTTATCATTTCCAGACCCACTTCAACCCCAATCAACCTGTGCAAGACATCCTGTACCGCCTGTTTCACTAATTGATTCGCTGGTAGAATACCCCGAAACTTTATCAGAAAAATACCGAGTCCTTTCATTATCGATTAAGTGGCATTATTAGGTAACGAAAACTATCGTCACTAGTGCTAGTAAGTAAAATCGGTTTAGTCCGACCGTTAAATTGGAGTGAAACCTTTTCATCAGAAATTGATTGCAAACCGTCCAGTAAATAACGCAGATTAAGATTGATAATTAACTCCTCGCCATTGATCGTCGCCGGCACAAGACTGGTATTTTCCCCCACATCACCATTTTGGCTTGTTAATTCTAGAACACTATCTTCTGGTCGAAGTTTAAGTGTCACATGATTGAGACGATCGGTGAAAATTTGAGAGAGTTTGAGGGCATTCAAAAGTTCTACTCGACTTAACACAACTTGGCTAATTGAGTTTAGCGGCATTATTTGACGGTAGTCAGGAAAAACTCCCTCGATCAAACGTGAAGTTAAACGGAGGCGATCAGTGATAACTGTTAATTGATGCCGATTAAATTTCCAGACCGCTGTACCAGTAGTCGATTCCAGTAACCGTAAAATTTCCGTCACATTCCTAACGGGAATAATTAATTTTACTACCTGATCTCCCTCTGTCTTTAAATCAACTTTCTTTTCTGCTAAACGAAAAGAGTCTGTTGCCACAAAATAGGCATTTGATTCGTCGGTATAGAAATATAAACTAGCTATTTCCGGTTTAATATCGGTCAAAGCAGCGGCATAACCAACCGCCCTAGCTCCAGAAACAAAATCAATTATTGGGAGAGTTAACTCCATTGTTTCTTCTAATTCAGGTAGGGTCGGAAAGTCTTCGGTTGATTGAACCTTAATTAAGGTGGAACTGGACCCAACCGAGACAACTAAATTCTTATTCACCACTTCTAGAGTTAGTTTTTCTACATTGTTTATATTAGAAAGCAGGTTATAGAAGACTGCCCCAGAGATAAGAACCGCCCCGGGGGATATAACTTTCGCTGGTAATTTCCACTCACAACCAAGATCAAGATTCGTACCACGGATAATCAAATTTTTACCTTCAGCGGATAACAGAATAAAACCAAGAACAGGTAAGGATGAACTCTTACTCGTCACTTTTTCCGTAAGACCGACAGCTTGTTTTAAACTTTCCCGTTGGCATTCTAGTTTCATAATATTTAATTAATCTTTATCTAAATACATTATTATAATTATGACTGGGGATAAGGTAGTTTGTCTCTTCGGGGTAGTGTTTTAGGCTGGGGATTATTTTTAATATCTTTCTCATTTTGATTTTTATCCTATTTTATTCCAGAGGTTATCCATTTTTTATCAACTGGTTATCCCTGGAGTATTAGGTTTCTAATCTGCTCAATTTCCTGAGCTAGGGGCTCGTTGTTGGTGATGTCTTTTTTGATTTTCTCGTAGGCGTGGATGACTGTGGTGTGATCTCTACCGCCTAACTTTTGGCCGATGTAGGGATAGGAGGTGTTGAAGTCTTCACGAAGTAGATACATAATCACCTGCCGCGGTTTTACTACCTCTTTCTTCCTTGTTTTCTCATAGAGATTTTTCTCGTTGATATGGTAGAAGTTGGCAACAATGTCAGCCACATCTTTAACGGAAACCATTTTCTTTGGTTTAACATTATTTTTAATTAGAGTTTTGATTTCACTCAGACTTAGCGGTCTGTTTTTAAGCTGGCTTTGGCAGATAACGGTATTAAGACAGCCCTCCAGTTCGCGGATATTATCTTGAATCACCTCGGCAATGTACTCTAGTGATTCTGGTGCTAGAGTAAGTTGATTTTGGTGGATCTTATTGTTCAGGATTGCTAGACGTGATTCATAGTCTGGTTTACTGACATCAACAATCATTCCCCCCTCAAAACGAGAGCGTAGGCGTTCCTCAAGGTCGGGGATGTATTTGGGTGCCTTGTCAGAGGAAAAAATAATTTGTTTATTGTTGTCGTGAAGGTGGTTAAATAAATGAAACAGCTCCTCCTGAGTCTTTTCTTTCTTGGCAAAGAATTGGACATCGTCCATTATCAGGATGTCATATTTTCGATATTTTTCTTTGAAAGTGTTGATCCGGTTATGTTGCATTGAGCTCACGTAATCAACCGTGAACTGTTCGGAAGTAACATAGAAAATCTTTTTGCCGGGGTTGTTTTTTTTGACATAATTTCCTACCGACTGGATCAAGTGGGTTTTGCCAAGTCCCGTTCCACCATAAATAAAGAGGGGGTTATAAATTTGCCCCAGTTTTTTTACAACTGCCTGGGTAGCAGCGTGTGCCAGTTCATTGAATGGGCCAACAATAAAAGAATCAAAGACATATTTCGGGTTAAGGTTATCTTCGCGGTTTGTGTACATTTCAGCCAAATCCATTTGTGGACTAATAGCTGGTGCCGTACTGGGTAGGTTAATGTTTTCAGGTTTTTCGTTCTTGGAGATGGTGTATTCCACAGCTCGTATCTCTGGCATCAGTTGTCGGAGAGAGCGGAGAATTGATTTGTGATATTTCTTAAAGAGCCAGTCTTTCACAAAAGCGTTTGGAACGCCGAGGAAAATTACTCCGTCCTCGTCTTTTACAATTCTGGTGTTGCGAAACCATGTTCCGAAATTGGCGCGCGAGACCTCGATTTCAATATCTACTAGGGCATTTTCCCAAAGAGTTTTGTGGTCAGACATCGCAGGTGAATTATATGCCTCGTTTTCCAAGTATCCAACTAGCCGAATCTGTGAATAATCAGTGGATTACTATAATGAACTATGGTAGACTCCTCCCATGTCTCAAACATACCAACCTAAAAAGCGGAAACGTAAGACTACACACGGTTTTTTGACCC of Candidatus Nomurabacteria bacterium contains these proteins:
- a CDS encoding PBP1A family penicillin-binding protein; amino-acid sequence: MAKSTKIYDRTGEVLLYDIHDTVKRRVVPLEQISKNVKNATIAIEDDQFYQHGGIQVSAIFRALLANLGAGTKQQGGSTITQQLVKNSLLTQDKSWSRKIKELVLSIRLEKKMSKDEILGHYLNEIPYGGNIYGVEEAAQTYFGKSALDVNLAEAAYLAAIPKAPTFYSPYGQNRDKLDERKDVVLARLAELGFITEAEHRQALAEKVTFSSSTERGIKAPHFVIWVRDYLENKYGIEALNSRGLKVTTTLDWPLQAAAEKIVAETAEENAKKFNAKNAGLVAIDPKTGQVLVMVGSKDYFNTEDEGNFNIILAHRQPGSAFKPFAYAEAFKKNFTPETMLFDLETQFDTACQNGGNCYKPVNYDNKFRGPMSMREALAQSINIPSIKTLYLAGINDTLALAKNMGITSLGNANQYGLTLVLGGGEVSPLELTSAYGVFANDGNRLPYTSILKVEDDTGRILEEFTPHPREVLEPNIARLISDVLSDNKAKIPSYGANSPLFFPNREVASKTGTTNDYKDAWIVGYTPSLVVGAWAGNNDNTPMEKKVAGLIIVPMWRNFMDVALEKSTVENFPDPEPASTESLPLMRGFWQGSHGYFTDKISGKIATEYTPVELREEHVLTQVHSILYWLDREDDPQFPLWEEPVRRWVSEKGIVEQTDSAIPTAIDDIHRPEFEPKIKILNPSPSEIYAPEQQVTIRGSYVGHFPIGKLEFFLNDQYLGQSERAPFDFTFIPKYTSPLKPVNELRIVAHDSVGNRSEIKAPLSLSVLPTT
- the dnaN gene encoding DNA polymerase III subunit beta produces the protein MKLECQRESLKQAVGLTEKVTSKSSSLPVLGFILLSAEGKNLIIRGTNLDLGCEWKLPAKVISPGAVLISGAVFYNLLSNINNVEKLTLEVVNKNLVVSVGSSSTLIKVQSTEDFPTLPELEETMELTLPIIDFVSGARAVGYAAALTDIKPEIASLYFYTDESNAYFVATDSFRLAEKKVDLKTEGDQVVKLIIPVRNVTEILRLLESTTGTAVWKFNRHQLTVITDRLRLTSRLIEGVFPDYRQIMPLNSISQVVLSRVELLNALKLSQIFTDRLNHVTLKLRPEDSVLELTSQNGDVGENTSLVPATINGEELIINLNLRYLLDGLQSISDEKVSLQFNGRTKPILLTSTSDDSFRYLIMPLNR
- the dnaA gene encoding chromosomal replication initiator protein DnaA gives rise to the protein MSDHKTLWENALVDIEIEVSRANFGTWFRNTRIVKDEDGVIFLGVPNAFVKDWLFKKYHKSILRSLRQLMPEIRAVEYTISKNEKPENINLPSTAPAISPQMDLAEMYTNREDNLNPKYVFDSFIVGPFNELAHAATQAVVKKLGQIYNPLFIYGGTGLGKTHLIQSVGNYVKKNNPGKKIFYVTSEQFTVDYVSSMQHNRINTFKEKYRKYDILIMDDVQFFAKKEKTQEELFHLFNHLHDNNKQIIFSSDKAPKYIPDLEERLRSRFEGGMIVDVSKPDYESRLAILNNKIHQNQLTLAPESLEYIAEVIQDNIRELEGCLNTVICQSQLKNRPLSLSEIKTLIKNNVKPKKMVSVKDVADIVANFYHINEKNLYEKTRKKEVVKPRQVIMYLLREDFNTSYPYIGQKLGGRDHTTVIHAYEKIKKDITNNEPLAQEIEQIRNLILQG